The following are from one region of the Candidatus Kryptoniota bacterium genome:
- a CDS encoding 2Fe-2S iron-sulfur cluster-binding protein produces MPKVKFVPLNTTVELKNGETLFKAARVHGIPIGSSCRGDCVCGWCKVEILEGMENLSEPGACEKKLMETRNYAHNERVACSARVLGDVSITTGYW; encoded by the coding sequence ATGCCAAAAGTTAAATTTGTTCCACTGAATACGACCGTCGAGTTGAAGAACGGTGAAACTCTCTTTAAAGCCGCAAGGGTTCACGGAATTCCAATCGGCAGCTCGTGCCGCGGTGACTGTGTCTGTGGTTGGTGTAAGGTTGAAATTCTCGAAGGGATGGAGAACCTGTCAGAGCCCGGAGCATGCGAGAAGAAATTGATGGAAACTAGAAATTATGCACATAACGAGCGAGTCGCGTGCAGCGCCAGAGTCCTCGGCGATGTCAGCATAACAACAGGTTATTGGTGA
- the polX gene encoding DNA polymerase/3'-5' exonuclease PolX: MDKKQIAGMLEEIALLLELKGEDRFKVSAYSRAARSIQQTTSDVVALVTKGEAKKIPGIGDALSKKLTEYVETGKLAFLEELRKSFPDGLLELFSIQGLGPSKVKALYEQMDIKSISELEYACNENRLVTLNGFGKKTQDKVLASIQQLKANSEYHLLNVIHETAGEIAEALEKLSGVEIYQFTGSYRRRREIIRDVDCVIKFRSGERDKLFAALRKLKGAKAVKDPSASGSSANDLVSVVWSNGVPVEFIVTNKAEYPFAVLHSTGSREFFASMKEYASARGYNLGMRELKKGKDKLHFENEEDIFSEIGLQFIPPELREGEDAVLAAARGNIPELVTVEDIRGLFHVHTNWSDGADSLEDMVKAAKRLGLQYFGLSDHSKSAFYANGLDEARLKAQAAAVDRVNAENDDFFVFKGSEVDILADGKLDFGDSVLKKLDFTVGSVHSRLGMKKDEATKRLTSALRNPYLTFLGHMTGRLLLGRSGYEVDLDEIIKTASRYRKVIEINASPHRLDMDWRHLKKAKAAGVKFSINPDAHSKNGLSEFIYGVFIARKGWLTKDDLLNTSSVQQVKKFLASGSSGKNAKS, from the coding sequence ATGGACAAAAAGCAAATTGCAGGTATGCTGGAAGAGATCGCTCTTCTCCTCGAGTTGAAGGGAGAGGACAGATTCAAAGTGAGCGCGTATTCTCGCGCTGCCCGCTCCATTCAACAAACGACATCCGATGTAGTTGCGCTCGTCACCAAAGGAGAGGCGAAGAAGATTCCCGGCATCGGCGACGCGCTCTCGAAAAAGTTGACGGAATATGTCGAGACCGGCAAGCTGGCCTTTCTTGAAGAACTCCGAAAGAGTTTTCCGGACGGACTTCTCGAACTTTTCTCGATACAGGGTCTGGGGCCGAGCAAGGTGAAGGCGCTCTACGAGCAGATGGATATCAAGTCGATATCCGAACTCGAATATGCCTGCAATGAAAATCGTTTGGTTACTCTGAATGGTTTCGGAAAAAAGACTCAAGACAAGGTGCTCGCCTCGATTCAACAGTTGAAAGCCAATAGCGAGTATCACTTATTGAACGTCATCCATGAAACCGCCGGCGAAATCGCCGAGGCACTCGAAAAGCTTTCGGGCGTTGAAATCTATCAATTTACGGGGAGTTATCGCCGCCGCAGGGAGATAATACGTGATGTCGATTGTGTGATTAAGTTCCGATCGGGTGAACGTGACAAGCTCTTCGCGGCTCTCAGAAAGTTGAAAGGCGCAAAAGCAGTAAAAGACCCGAGCGCTTCAGGTTCGTCGGCCAATGATCTTGTCTCAGTCGTTTGGTCCAACGGCGTCCCCGTGGAGTTTATCGTGACGAATAAGGCTGAGTATCCTTTTGCGGTTCTTCATTCCACGGGGAGTAGAGAATTTTTCGCAAGCATGAAAGAGTACGCGTCGGCGCGCGGATACAATCTCGGTATGCGTGAACTTAAGAAGGGAAAAGACAAGCTCCACTTCGAGAACGAAGAGGACATTTTCAGCGAGATCGGACTTCAATTCATCCCGCCCGAACTTCGCGAAGGCGAGGACGCCGTACTCGCGGCGGCAAGGGGAAATATCCCCGAACTCGTGACGGTGGAGGATATTCGCGGGCTCTTCCATGTGCACACGAATTGGAGCGACGGCGCGGATTCTCTTGAAGACATGGTAAAGGCCGCAAAAAGATTGGGACTTCAGTATTTCGGACTCAGCGACCACAGCAAGAGCGCATTCTACGCGAACGGATTGGATGAGGCAAGACTAAAAGCGCAGGCCGCCGCGGTGGATAGAGTGAACGCCGAAAATGACGATTTCTTCGTCTTTAAAGGCAGCGAGGTCGATATTCTTGCAGATGGTAAACTCGATTTCGGAGACTCGGTCCTGAAGAAACTCGATTTCACGGTGGGATCTGTGCACAGCAGGCTCGGCATGAAAAAGGACGAGGCGACAAAGCGATTGACTTCTGCGCTGAGGAATCCGTACCTCACCTTCCTCGGACATATGACCGGTCGGCTCCTTCTTGGCAGGAGTGGATACGAGGTCGACCTGGACGAGATTATCAAAACAGCTTCTCGCTATAGAAAAGTAATCGAGATCAACGCAAGCCCTCACCGACTCGATATGGATTGGCGGCATCTCAAGAAAGCAAAAGCGGCCGGAGTGAAGTTTTCAATAAATCCTGATGCACATTCGAAAAACGGTCTCTCCGAGTTTATCTACGGCGTCTTCATTGCCAGGAAAGGTTGGCTCACGAAAGACGATCTGTTGAACACAAGCTCCGTCCAACAGGTGAAGAAGTTTCTTGCATCCGGATCCTCTGGAAAAAATGCCAAAAGTTAA
- a CDS encoding (2Fe-2S) ferredoxin domain-containing protein, with the protein MRYSRHIFICTNLRPADDPKGSCAQKESEEIRSLFKKELHQRGLKAIVRANKSGCLDVCEHGPNVVIYPEGVWYSHVTTADVVEIIEKHIMKGEVVERLLLKDPRYAPEKLSFGILNSDSAGSAKNKA; encoded by the coding sequence TTGAGATATTCCAGACACATCTTCATCTGCACAAACCTCAGGCCGGCCGACGATCCGAAGGGTTCATGCGCGCAAAAGGAAAGCGAGGAAATTCGATCTCTCTTCAAGAAGGAACTTCACCAGAGAGGACTGAAAGCGATAGTGAGAGCAAACAAGTCCGGATGCCTCGATGTTTGCGAGCATGGACCGAATGTCGTGATCTATCCCGAAGGCGTGTGGTATTCACACGTTACGACCGCTGATGTCGTTGAGATTATCGAGAAGCATATAATGAAGGGCGAAGTGGTGGAGCGTCTTCTCCTCAAGGATCCAAGGTACGCACCTGAGAAACTAAGTTTTGGCATCCTGAATTCTGATTCCGCTGGATCGGCAAAAAATAAAGCATAA